One genomic window of Halobellus limi includes the following:
- a CDS encoding helix-turn-helix domain-containing protein produces the protein MSDIKAVIRVEHPDIVLTGTVSHDQSATVMPVSEAGTDPDTGRFLYHVESSDFCRFEDGLRSDHTIAEFKRVIETTAERAIYSFEYTDEAKTFSPVISKADGVALEMENESNAWLISLWMPDRDRLADVWDYAQANSIDIDLRRVNEYASLGKTTAGLTETQREALLVAFEAGYFKDPREVTLSEVADTLDISKPAASGLLRRGIQRLIISSLVEDS, from the coding sequence ATGAGCGATATTAAAGCCGTCATCCGAGTCGAGCACCCTGATATTGTGCTCACGGGCACTGTCAGTCACGACCAAAGTGCGACGGTGATGCCTGTGTCAGAAGCAGGTACTGACCCCGACACGGGGAGGTTTCTATACCACGTTGAATCATCGGACTTCTGTCGATTCGAAGATGGATTACGAAGTGACCACACGATAGCAGAGTTCAAACGAGTCATCGAAACCACCGCTGAGAGGGCAATCTACAGCTTTGAGTACACTGACGAAGCAAAGACGTTCTCGCCGGTGATCTCGAAAGCGGACGGTGTAGCGCTTGAGATGGAAAACGAGAGCAACGCGTGGCTCATCTCGCTGTGGATGCCCGATCGAGACAGACTGGCCGACGTTTGGGACTACGCGCAAGCCAACAGTATCGACATCGATCTACGGCGGGTAAACGAGTATGCGAGTCTCGGGAAGACAACTGCTGGATTGACTGAAACGCAACGCGAGGCGTTACTCGTCGCTTTCGAGGCAGGATATTTCAAGGATCCACGCGAGGTAACACTCAGTGAGGTTGCGGACACGCTCGACATTTCGAAGCCAGCCGCCAGTGGTCTTCTTCGACGTGGAATCCAGCGATTAATCATCTCCAGCCTCGTCGAGGACAGTTGA
- a CDS encoding 1,4-dihydroxy-2-naphthoyl-CoA synthase, translating to MVSEIFDGARWEQVDGADAFDDVTYHRGIDVPAVRIAFDRPEKRNAFRPGTVDELYAALDDARKRADVGCVLLTGNGPSPKDGGWAFCAGGDQSVRGESGYEYRDDDEADEGDDPLVREAKAGRLHILEVQRLIRFMPKPVVAVVPGWAVGGGHSLHVVCDLTLASEDHAKFLQTDPDVASFDGGFGSAYLAKQIGQKKAREVFFRGKTYSAEEAVEMGMANEAIPHEELEDIALEWADEMTDKSPTAIRMLKYAFNLTDDGLVGQQVFSGEATRLAYMTEEAQEGRDAFLEGRDPDFSGYPWHY from the coding sequence ATGGTTTCAGAGATCTTCGACGGCGCGCGCTGGGAGCAGGTCGACGGCGCGGACGCCTTCGACGACGTCACGTACCACCGGGGGATCGACGTGCCGGCGGTTCGGATCGCCTTCGACAGGCCCGAGAAGCGCAACGCGTTCCGCCCGGGCACCGTCGACGAACTCTACGCGGCGCTCGACGACGCCCGCAAGCGAGCAGACGTCGGCTGCGTCCTCCTGACGGGCAACGGCCCGTCGCCGAAGGACGGCGGCTGGGCCTTCTGCGCCGGCGGCGATCAGTCGGTCCGCGGCGAGTCGGGCTACGAGTACCGCGACGACGACGAGGCCGACGAGGGAGACGACCCGCTCGTCCGCGAGGCGAAGGCCGGTCGGCTCCACATCCTGGAGGTGCAGCGCCTCATCCGATTTATGCCGAAACCGGTCGTCGCCGTCGTTCCCGGCTGGGCGGTGGGTGGTGGCCACTCGCTGCACGTCGTCTGCGACCTGACGCTCGCCTCCGAGGATCACGCCAAGTTCCTTCAGACGGACCCCGACGTCGCGTCGTTCGACGGCGGGTTCGGCTCGGCCTATCTCGCGAAGCAGATCGGCCAGAAGAAGGCCCGAGAGGTGTTCTTCCGCGGGAAGACCTACTCCGCTGAGGAGGCCGTCGAGATGGGGATGGCGAACGAGGCGATTCCCCACGAGGAACTGGAGGACATCGCCCTGGAATGGGCCGACGAGATGACCGATAAATCGCCCACCGCGATACGAATGCTCAAGTACGCGTTCAACCTGACCGACGACGGCCTCGTCGGCCAGCAGGTGTTCTCCGGAGAAGCGACGCGCCTGGCGTATATGACCGAGGAGGCCCAGGAGGGACGGGACGCGTTCCTCGAAGGCCGCGACCCCGACTTCTCGGGGTACCCCTGGCACTACTAA
- the menD gene encoding 2-succinyl-5-enolpyruvyl-6-hydroxy-3-cyclohexene-1-carboxylic-acid synthase encodes MTERERSGESTRDRDPNRNTLWARVLVDELVAAGVDAVCISPGSRSTPLTVAFDRHEDVHVYSHLDERSSAYFALGRARRTGEVTPLVCTSGTAAANYHPAVIEASQSRVPLLLLTADRPPEIRDSGANQTIDQEKLYGDAVRWYRDVAEPEATPRKLRSLRTTAARAVARATGTPAGPVHLNLPFRKPLEPTPVEGDVPADLPHIATEGRDGPFVDTAAGVPELDDDALRELAADLSAPRGLLVVGPTDAPGVDPEAVAAFAHASGFPVLADPLSGVRYGGLVRTTPVIGGYDGFLGERVREAWPDPDAVVRVGASPTSKPLRKYLAAADARQYVVDPTAGWREAEFTATDLVVADPSRLLGRLSRLLAGPGSTAWRDRWTDAEAAHEAVLDDTESFCEGQILADVVELAPDPSTVFVSNSMPVRDLDRFGGPTTATRTVLGNRGASGIDGIVSTALGAGSATTDDLTLVTGDLAYYHDMNGLLALGRCDVEATIVLLNNDGGGIFHMLPIEAYDPPFTSQFVTPHGLDFEPTGDLYDLSFARVAGGDRGAFREAYTEATERDGSHVVEVVTDAESSHEVRTDLRDRAVERVLETTT; translated from the coding sequence ATGACCGAGAGAGAACGATCCGGTGAGTCGACGCGGGACCGCGACCCCAACCGCAACACGCTGTGGGCCCGCGTGCTCGTCGACGAACTCGTCGCCGCCGGCGTCGACGCCGTCTGTATCTCTCCGGGGAGTCGGTCGACGCCGCTCACGGTCGCGTTCGACAGGCACGAGGACGTCCACGTGTACTCGCACCTCGACGAGCGTTCCTCGGCGTACTTCGCGCTCGGTCGCGCCCGACGGACGGGCGAGGTGACGCCGCTGGTGTGCACGTCGGGGACGGCGGCCGCGAACTACCACCCGGCGGTGATCGAGGCCTCCCAGTCCCGCGTGCCGCTGCTGCTGTTGACGGCGGATCGGCCCCCCGAGATCCGCGACTCCGGTGCGAACCAGACCATCGATCAGGAGAAGCTCTACGGCGACGCCGTGCGGTGGTACCGAGACGTCGCCGAACCGGAGGCGACGCCGCGAAAGCTCCGGTCGCTCCGGACGACGGCCGCCCGGGCGGTCGCCAGGGCGACAGGCACGCCGGCAGGACCGGTGCACCTGAACCTCCCGTTCCGCAAACCGCTGGAACCGACGCCCGTCGAGGGCGACGTGCCCGCTGACCTGCCCCACATCGCGACCGAGGGGCGCGACGGGCCGTTCGTCGACACCGCCGCGGGCGTACCGGAACTCGACGACGACGCGCTGCGGGAACTGGCCGCGGATCTCTCGGCACCCCGCGGGCTGCTCGTGGTGGGGCCCACCGACGCTCCAGGGGTCGATCCCGAGGCGGTCGCCGCGTTCGCCCACGCGAGCGGCTTCCCCGTCCTGGCCGATCCGCTCTCGGGGGTCCGATACGGGGGATTGGTTCGGACGACGCCCGTGATCGGTGGGTACGACGGCTTCCTGGGCGAGCGCGTCCGCGAGGCGTGGCCCGATCCGGACGCCGTCGTCCGCGTCGGTGCGTCGCCGACGTCGAAGCCGCTCCGGAAGTACCTCGCCGCCGCGGACGCCCGGCAGTACGTCGTCGATCCGACCGCGGGGTGGCGCGAGGCGGAGTTCACCGCGACGGATCTGGTCGTCGCGGACCCCTCGCGGCTGCTCGGTCGGCTCTCCCGACTGCTCGCCGGTCCGGGGAGCACCGCGTGGCGCGACCGCTGGACGGACGCCGAGGCGGCTCACGAGGCGGTTCTCGACGACACTGAATCGTTCTGCGAGGGACAGATCCTGGCGGACGTCGTCGAGCTCGCGCCCGACCCCTCGACGGTCTTCGTCTCGAACTCGATGCCGGTCCGCGACCTGGATCGCTTCGGCGGCCCCACGACGGCGACTCGGACGGTCCTCGGAAACCGTGGGGCGTCGGGCATCGACGGCATCGTCTCGACGGCGCTCGGTGCCGGCTCGGCGACGACGGACGACCTGACGCTCGTCACCGGCGATCTGGCCTACTACCACGATATGAACGGCCTCCTGGCGCTCGGTCGCTGCGACGTCGAGGCGACGATCGTCCTCCTCAACAACGACGGCGGCGGCATCTTCCACATGCTCCCGATCGAGGCGTACGATCCGCCGTTCACCTCGCAGTTCGTGACGCCGCACGGGCTCGACTTCGAGCCGACGGGGGACCTCTACGACCTCTCGTTCGCGCGCGTCGCGGGCGGAGACCGAGGGGCCTTCCGCGAGGCGTACACGGAGGCGACGGAACGCGACGGCTCGCACGTCGTGGAGGTCGTGACCGACGCCGAGTCGAGCCACGAGGTCCGAACGGACCTCCGTGACCGGGCGGTCGAACGGGTTCTCGAAACGACGACGTAA
- a CDS encoding sulfite oxidase-like oxidoreductase, which yields MVQDATELYREFGDERLPPGQRETDDFPVLSKGGTPSWTPETWSFDVWGAVEDECSYDLDEFRALPATTQRQDFHCVTGWSTFDCEFTGVTFPTLAAEAGVRDDATHVLFHALDGYTTDLPLSECLRDEVLFAYRLDGDPLPEPHGGPLRVVTPHKYAYKGAKWVDGVEFLTETERGYWERRGYSASANPWEEERYG from the coding sequence ATGGTTCAGGACGCGACAGAACTGTACCGCGAGTTCGGTGACGAGCGGCTCCCGCCCGGCCAGCGCGAGACGGACGACTTCCCGGTGCTCTCGAAAGGGGGGACGCCGTCGTGGACGCCCGAGACGTGGTCCTTCGACGTGTGGGGTGCCGTCGAAGACGAGTGCTCCTACGATCTCGACGAGTTTCGAGCCCTGCCCGCGACGACGCAACGGCAGGACTTCCACTGCGTCACAGGGTGGAGTACGTTCGACTGCGAGTTCACCGGTGTCACGTTCCCGACGCTCGCCGCGGAGGCCGGGGTTCGAGACGACGCGACGCACGTGCTCTTTCACGCCCTCGACGGCTACACCACGGACCTCCCGCTCTCGGAGTGTCTGCGCGACGAGGTGCTTTTCGCCTACCGCCTCGACGGCGACCCGCTACCGGAACCGCACGGCGGGCCGCTCCGGGTCGTGACGCCGCACAAGTACGCCTACAAGGGAGCCAAGTGGGTCGACGGCGTGGAGTTCCTCACCGAGACCGAACGGGGGTACTGGGAGCGGCGCGGCTACTCCGCGTCGGCGAACCCCTGGGAGGAGGAGCGATACGGCTGA
- a CDS encoding ribbon-helix-helix domain-containing protein, which yields MPKVNINVPEHLEMQIAQLVDQGEFVNREEAIEELLSTGLRAFKTSGPMDEDDRFEDDGMMGHEDEYVF from the coding sequence ATGCCCAAGGTGAACATCAACGTCCCCGAACACCTCGAGATGCAGATCGCACAACTCGTCGACCAGGGCGAGTTCGTCAACCGGGAGGAAGCAATCGAGGAACTGCTCTCGACCGGCCTGCGCGCGTTCAAGACCAGCGGCCCGATGGACGAAGACGACCGCTTCGAAGACGACGGGATGATGGGCCACGAAGACGAGTACGTCTTCTGA
- a CDS encoding UPF0058 family protein, translating to MHKDELLELHEQMVIIKDNFAAREDVDGSIFDKYENLEVDPSHVHKSKSEHKHAVFVLGNALATAMSEDEFSNAGRVGKRMEELAKDAENKL from the coding sequence ATGCACAAAGACGAGCTCCTGGAACTGCACGAACAGATGGTGATCATCAAGGACAACTTCGCCGCGCGCGAGGACGTCGATGGCAGCATCTTCGACAAGTACGAGAACCTCGAAGTCGACCCGTCTCACGTGCACAAGTCCAAGAGCGAGCACAAACACGCCGTCTTCGTGCTCGGCAACGCGCTCGCGACGGCGATGAGCGAAGACGAGTTCTCGAACGCCGGACGCGTGGGCAAGCGGATGGAGGAACTCGCGAAGGACGCCGAGAACAAACTCTGA
- a CDS encoding rhomboid family intramembrane serine protease, with protein MEPLPVELLQRVGVVAALVISLAVASALDRPSALGARLRRRFVLGVPWGTLVTVGLVLAVYLFLQGGYGNWYSPVTIPFRAWSYFYPLGIASAAFSHGGAGHLVGNLVGTLTLAPLAEYAWGHFPRERGAHSFGSPRTNPYVRAFVVFPVVVVAVGLLTSAFAIGPIIGFSGVVFAFAGVALVNYPLGTVVALAAGGALRLVYNALRAPVLTASGRPGYITPWWADIAIQGHALGLLIGVLVGLVIVRARTRDGRPSARRLWLGTLLFAVEQSLWAVYWFRGGETYVLYRAAGVILVAALALVVVFAAVARDDPLFTWELLGDSGVVRNWQVAAGVLLLSTAAIAGPAVPANLFTAESGDLPGEELMVRDYEVTYAEDVENGLVAVVDVEAFGETTAVNTSGVIVRSEERGIWTTTVTKGRLAFDGQAAVRLGGVGWRETVYAQRDGWNVLGNGTAYRVALGDKESGRVVYTSDPVTAAPTLAERNVTVVPTENRYLLRVDRGNDSLSTRMPAKNESVTLDGLTFTRNDSRVFVSYDGTRLQLLAKETYE; from the coding sequence ATGGAACCCCTTCCGGTCGAGCTTCTGCAGCGCGTCGGCGTCGTGGCCGCGCTCGTGATCTCTCTCGCGGTCGCGTCCGCCCTGGACCGGCCGTCGGCGCTCGGCGCGCGCCTCCGCCGGCGGTTCGTCCTCGGCGTCCCGTGGGGGACGCTCGTCACGGTCGGACTCGTACTCGCGGTCTATCTCTTCCTGCAGGGCGGCTACGGCAACTGGTACTCGCCGGTCACGATCCCGTTCCGCGCGTGGTCGTACTTCTATCCGCTCGGAATCGCCAGCGCCGCGTTCTCACACGGCGGCGCGGGACACCTCGTCGGAAACCTCGTCGGGACGCTGACGCTCGCGCCCCTGGCGGAGTACGCCTGGGGGCACTTCCCGCGCGAGCGGGGCGCGCACTCGTTCGGATCGCCCCGGACGAACCCGTACGTCCGCGCGTTCGTCGTCTTCCCGGTCGTCGTCGTCGCCGTGGGGCTGCTCACCTCGGCCTTCGCGATCGGTCCGATCATCGGCTTCTCCGGCGTCGTCTTCGCGTTCGCGGGCGTCGCGCTGGTCAACTACCCGCTCGGTACCGTCGTCGCGCTCGCGGCCGGCGGGGCGCTTCGACTGGTGTACAACGCGCTCCGGGCGCCGGTGCTCACCGCCAGCGGCCGCCCGGGGTACATCACGCCCTGGTGGGCCGACATCGCCATCCAGGGCCACGCCCTCGGGTTGCTCATCGGCGTCCTCGTCGGCCTCGTGATCGTCCGCGCGCGAACGCGAGACGGCAGGCCGAGCGCGCGTCGACTGTGGCTCGGTACGCTCCTCTTCGCGGTCGAACAGTCGCTGTGGGCCGTCTACTGGTTCCGCGGCGGCGAGACGTACGTGCTCTACCGGGCCGCGGGCGTGATCCTCGTGGCGGCGCTCGCGCTCGTCGTCGTCTTCGCCGCCGTCGCCCGCGACGACCCGCTCTTCACTTGGGAACTCCTCGGCGACAGCGGCGTCGTGCGGAACTGGCAGGTCGCCGCCGGCGTCCTCCTGCTGTCGACCGCGGCGATCGCGGGCCCCGCGGTGCCCGCGAACCTGTTCACGGCCGAGTCGGGCGACCTCCCGGGCGAGGAACTGATGGTCCGCGACTACGAGGTCACGTACGCCGAGGACGTCGAGAACGGCCTCGTCGCGGTCGTCGACGTCGAGGCCTTCGGCGAGACGACCGCCGTCAACACCTCCGGCGTCATCGTCCGCAGCGAGGAGCGCGGCATCTGGACGACGACGGTCACGAAGGGCCGACTCGCCTTCGACGGCCAGGCCGCCGTCCGCCTCGGCGGCGTCGGGTGGCGCGAGACCGTGTACGCACAGCGCGACGGCTGGAACGTGCTCGGCAACGGCACGGCCTACCGGGTCGCGCTCGGCGACAAGGAGTCCGGCCGGGTGGTGTACACCTCCGATCCCGTCACGGCCGCGCCGACGCTCGCCGAGCGGAACGTGACCGTCGTCCCGACCGAAAACCGGTATCTCCTGCGCGTCGATCGCGGAAACGACTCCCTCAGCACCCGGATGCCGGCGAAGAACGAGTCGGTGACGCTCGACGGGCTGACGTTCACGCGCAACGACTCCCGCGTGTTCGTCTCCTACGACGGGACCCGGCTACAACTGCTCGCGAAGGAGACCTACGAGTGA
- a CDS encoding METTL5 family protein, which translates to MGTKSALETQLAVVAGFEDPQADLEQYPTPPELAAHVVHVADLNGDVEDRLVVDLGTGTGMLALGAALRGPARVVGIDVDRTALSTAVRNRRRVGTRAQIDWIHADATRAPLCPDGPTTVLMNPPFGAQRGNEHADRAFLETAASISTVSYSVHNAGSREFVESFAADRGGDVTHAFRATLALERQFDFHEADAEEIDAEVYRIEWSGDDGGGDATTDENGATTDENGATADEDGATTD; encoded by the coding sequence ATGGGCACGAAGTCGGCGCTGGAGACGCAGCTGGCCGTCGTCGCGGGGTTCGAAGACCCCCAGGCGGACCTCGAACAGTATCCGACGCCCCCGGAACTGGCCGCCCACGTCGTCCACGTCGCGGACCTGAACGGCGACGTCGAGGACCGGCTCGTCGTCGACCTCGGGACCGGGACCGGGATGCTGGCGCTCGGCGCCGCGCTCAGGGGGCCGGCGCGCGTCGTCGGGATCGATGTCGACCGCACGGCGCTTTCGACGGCCGTGCGGAACCGTCGACGGGTCGGGACGCGGGCCCAGATCGACTGGATCCACGCGGACGCGACGCGCGCGCCGCTCTGTCCGGACGGCCCGACGACGGTCCTGATGAATCCGCCGTTCGGCGCGCAGCGCGGGAACGAACACGCCGACCGCGCCTTCCTCGAAACCGCGGCGTCGATATCGACGGTCTCCTACTCGGTTCACAACGCGGGATCGCGGGAGTTCGTCGAGTCGTTCGCGGCCGACAGGGGCGGCGACGTCACCCACGCCTTCCGAGCGACGCTCGCTCTGGAGCGGCAGTTCGACTTCCACGAGGCCGACGCCGAGGAGATCGACGCCGAGGTCTACCGGATCGAGTGGTCCGGCGACGACGGCGGGGGCGACGCGACGACGGACGAGAATGGCGCAACGACGGACGAGAATGGCGCAACGGCGGACGAGGACGGCGCGACGACGGACTAG
- a CDS encoding DMT family transporter produces MSWYLLLLAGLFEIGWAIGLEYSEGFSKPGPTLGTAVAIVASMVLLARAVEDLPIGTAYAVWTGIGAVGTASLGVVLFDEPASPLRVAFIGLIVVGITGLHVVSGG; encoded by the coding sequence ATGTCGTGGTACCTCCTGCTCCTCGCGGGCCTGTTCGAGATCGGCTGGGCGATCGGACTCGAGTACTCGGAGGGGTTCTCGAAGCCGGGGCCGACGCTCGGCACGGCGGTCGCCATCGTCGCCAGTATGGTGCTCCTGGCCCGGGCCGTCGAGGACCTCCCGATCGGCACGGCGTACGCCGTCTGGACCGGCATCGGCGCCGTCGGGACGGCCTCGCTTGGCGTCGTCCTCTTCGACGAGCCGGCTTCGCCCCTTCGCGTGGCGTTCATCGGCCTGATCGTCGTCGGCATCACGGGCCTGCACGTCGTTTCCGGCGGCTAA
- a CDS encoding lamin tail domain-containing protein, with translation MRALTVVVVFLVVTTGCLSGTPASESGADATTTTVGTDAPTLDPGTEGVQVTVTDVVDGDTVKVAYPNGTRETVRLLGVDTPEVHGSNSPDEFEGVPETEAGESCLRTAGERASAYAKERLAGETVTLVFDEESDRRGYYGRLLAYVYVDGRSFNHALLREGHARLYESTFTERERYERTEARAREDRRGLWACADPEAVSGTTEATATRTDGGEGPLTIAKVHYDAEGNDNENLNDEYVVFRNSADEPLDVSGWTVSDAADHAYTFPDGTVVDPGAELTLRTGSGSDTETTVYWGAGGAVWNNDGDVVTVRDADGSVVVRKSY, from the coding sequence ATGCGCGCCCTGACGGTCGTCGTCGTCTTCCTCGTCGTTACCACGGGTTGTCTCTCCGGAACGCCGGCCTCCGAGAGCGGCGCGGATGCGACGACTACGACTGTTGGCACGGACGCACCGACGCTCGATCCCGGCACCGAGGGGGTCCAGGTCACCGTCACAGACGTCGTGGACGGGGATACGGTGAAGGTCGCGTATCCGAACGGGACGCGGGAGACGGTCCGGTTGCTCGGCGTCGACACGCCGGAGGTGCACGGATCGAACTCGCCGGACGAGTTCGAGGGCGTCCCCGAGACGGAGGCCGGCGAGTCCTGTCTCCGCACGGCGGGAGAGCGCGCCTCGGCGTACGCGAAAGAGCGGTTGGCCGGCGAGACGGTCACGCTCGTCTTCGACGAGGAGTCGGACCGACGGGGGTACTACGGGCGGTTGCTCGCGTACGTCTACGTGGACGGCAGGTCGTTCAACCACGCGCTCCTCCGGGAGGGCCACGCCCGCCTGTACGAGAGCACCTTTACCGAACGTGAACGCTACGAGCGGACCGAGGCGAGGGCGCGCGAGGACCGGCGCGGCCTGTGGGCCTGCGCCGACCCCGAGGCCGTGTCGGGCACCACCGAGGCGACCGCGACCCGCACCGACGGCGGCGAGGGGCCGCTGACTATCGCAAAGGTCCACTACGACGCCGAGGGCAACGACAACGAGAACCTGAACGACGAGTACGTCGTGTTCCGCAACTCGGCCGACGAGCCGCTGGACGTCTCGGGATGGACCGTCTCCGACGCCGCGGACCACGCCTACACGTTCCCCGACGGGACCGTCGTCGACCCCGGGGCGGAGCTGACCCTGCGGACCGGATCGGGATCGGACACCGAAACGACCGTCTACTGGGGCGCCGGGGGCGCCGTCTGGAACAACGACGGCGACGTGGTCACCGTCCGCGACGCCGACGGATCGGTGGTCGTTCGGAAATCGTACTGA
- a CDS encoding transcription initiation factor IIB — MERSRRQRQREQETEQTDDERVVCPECESENIVTDADQGELVCDDCGLVLDEQQIDRGPEWRAFNHSERQSKSRVGAPITETMHDRGLTTTIDWKDKDAYGRSLSSEKRSQMHRLRKWQERIRTKDAGERNLQFALSEIDRMASALGVPRSVREVASVIYRRALNEDLIRGRSIEGVATSALYAACRQEGIPRSLDEVAEVSRVPQKEIGRTYRYISQELGLELKPVDPKQFVPRFASSLGLSEEVQSKATEIIDVSAEQGLLSGKSPTGFAAAAIYAASLLCNEKKTQREVADVAQVTEVTIRNRYQEQIEAMGFR; from the coding sequence ATGGAACGTTCGCGTCGTCAGCGCCAGCGAGAGCAGGAGACCGAACAGACAGACGACGAACGGGTCGTCTGCCCGGAATGCGAATCCGAAAACATCGTCACGGACGCCGATCAGGGGGAGTTAGTCTGTGACGACTGTGGCCTGGTGTTGGACGAACAGCAGATCGACAGAGGGCCCGAGTGGCGGGCGTTCAACCACTCCGAACGGCAGTCCAAATCTCGCGTGGGCGCGCCGATCACGGAGACGATGCACGACCGCGGCCTGACGACGACGATCGACTGGAAGGACAAGGACGCCTACGGGCGCTCGCTCTCCTCGGAGAAGCGCTCGCAGATGCACCGGCTGCGGAAGTGGCAGGAGCGCATCCGGACGAAGGACGCGGGCGAGCGGAACCTCCAGTTCGCGCTCTCGGAGATCGACCGGATGGCGTCGGCGCTGGGCGTCCCGCGCTCGGTACGGGAGGTCGCCTCCGTGATCTACCGCCGCGCGCTCAACGAGGACCTCATCCGCGGGCGCTCGATCGAGGGCGTCGCCACCTCCGCGCTCTACGCCGCCTGTCGCCAGGAGGGGATTCCCCGCTCCCTCGACGAGGTAGCGGAAGTGTCGCGCGTCCCTCAGAAGGAGATCGGCCGGACGTATCGGTACATCTCCCAGGAACTCGGTCTCGAACTGAAGCCGGTCGACCCCAAGCAGTTCGTGCCGCGCTTCGCCTCTTCGCTCGGACTGAGCGAGGAGGTCCAGTCGAAGGCGACCGAGATCATCGACGTCTCCGCCGAGCAGGGACTGCTCTCGGGGAAGTCGCCGACGGGGTTCGCGGCCGCGGCGATCTACGCGGCGTCGCTGCTCTGCAACGAGAAGAAGACCCAGCGGGAGGTCGCCGACGTCGCGCAGGTGACCGAAGTCACCATCCGCAACCGGTACCAAGAGCAGATCGAAGCGATGGGCTTCCGCTGA